A genomic region of Candidatus Polarisedimenticolaceae bacterium contains the following coding sequences:
- a CDS encoding alkaline phosphatase family protein, with translation MRQRFILAGGASVLAIAAVATSIQRIPEGSIGLRPGAVVDAGLGFAPPWGRATVVRAGGKAALAGLTFRTPEGSELVFDVDVDYTLATTIPDKFRDDAARRGLDAALGTLAGHVLQDLGERSGAEALLSDPSTLEAALRAAFGSNGVTATRVSARSTMGDEVLGRRRTAEARERVRPMSARRLVVVGWDGADWEILDPMLAAGRMPHLAGMLASGVRADLRSYDPMFSPLLWTTMATGKPPTQHGIADFLVKDPGTGKRRPITSDFRKVKALWNICGDLGRESGWVAWWATFPAEPIRGTMVSELLASVSMRGADAALAVKGIASPESWLSERRDLIVAAADVTYEEMARLFPVARAEFEDARRRAPEEQVDPDSKAAPDPLTFTVKLLSATRTYHNVGVDMLKSGLPVVSIYYEAPDMMGHRFQHYMPPKMAMVSDEEFARFRDAVGNYYEVQDRMLGEVLAAAGPDADVVLVSDHGFRNGDDRPTDVAPFTTGQPAEWHRPWGIFAARGPSFRTGRIGPASLYDIAPTLLYLQGFPQADDMPGRVIEAALRPGLLASRSPSRIRSYELVGDRIARRAPAEIDPAAMEEMMANLRALGYVGGETTDPVTAPAATGAATAPETAAGGDASQTQVYYHRNLATYHRKQGNLAAAEQELLLANERQPFPKTYAMLGEVRASQGRFAEAAEAIEEGYRTIPSMMEPESLLWLVEMYLRAGNPGAAGTVVSRLGSRATAAVREAIQGRLADAAGNVDAATAAYERALAQDPLLVSVAMRLGDLYRARGAPGRIVPFLEQGVAKNPKADAYHHLLGELALAGGDAKGAHAHFLRAVDIQPENGLYLGHLANAAAALGRTAEARQSLEWAERWTGREAPSWIAIGGAWDRLGEPDRALAAFAKAREFGAQGPAPEIGTILALARAGRVAQARRALAEATQRFPESRALADLAARLR, from the coding sequence CTACACGCTCGCGACGACGATTCCCGACAAGTTCCGGGACGACGCCGCGCGGCGCGGCCTCGACGCCGCCCTCGGGACGCTCGCCGGGCACGTGCTGCAGGACCTGGGAGAGCGCTCGGGGGCGGAAGCGCTCCTCTCCGACCCGTCGACGCTCGAGGCGGCGTTGCGCGCCGCGTTCGGCTCGAACGGCGTCACCGCGACGCGGGTGAGCGCGCGCTCGACGATGGGGGACGAGGTGCTCGGCCGCCGCCGGACCGCGGAAGCCCGGGAGCGAGTGCGGCCGATGTCGGCGCGTCGCCTCGTGGTCGTGGGTTGGGACGGCGCGGACTGGGAGATCCTCGACCCGATGCTCGCCGCCGGCCGGATGCCCCATCTCGCCGGGATGCTCGCCTCGGGAGTGCGTGCCGACCTGCGCTCGTACGATCCGATGTTCTCGCCGCTGTTGTGGACGACGATGGCGACCGGAAAACCCCCGACCCAGCACGGCATCGCGGACTTCCTCGTCAAGGACCCGGGCACCGGGAAACGCCGCCCCATCACGAGCGACTTCCGCAAGGTGAAGGCGCTCTGGAACATCTGCGGCGACCTCGGCCGCGAATCGGGCTGGGTGGCCTGGTGGGCGACCTTCCCCGCCGAGCCGATCCGCGGAACGATGGTCTCCGAGCTGCTCGCTTCGGTCTCGATGCGCGGCGCCGACGCTGCCCTCGCGGTGAAGGGGATCGCGAGTCCCGAGTCCTGGCTTTCGGAGCGTCGCGACCTGATCGTCGCCGCAGCCGACGTCACCTACGAGGAGATGGCCCGGCTGTTTCCCGTCGCGCGCGCCGAGTTCGAGGACGCGAGACGGCGCGCTCCCGAGGAACAGGTCGACCCCGACTCCAAGGCCGCTCCCGACCCGCTGACGTTCACCGTGAAGCTGCTCTCCGCGACGCGCACGTACCATAACGTCGGGGTCGACATGCTGAAGTCCGGGCTTCCGGTCGTGTCCATCTACTACGAAGCGCCGGACATGATGGGGCACCGCTTCCAGCACTACATGCCGCCGAAGATGGCGATGGTTTCGGACGAGGAGTTCGCGCGTTTCCGCGACGCGGTGGGGAACTACTACGAGGTGCAGGACCGGATGCTCGGCGAGGTGCTCGCCGCGGCGGGGCCGGATGCCGACGTCGTCCTCGTCTCCGATCACGGCTTCCGCAACGGCGACGACCGACCGACGGACGTGGCGCCCTTCACGACCGGCCAGCCGGCGGAGTGGCACCGTCCGTGGGGGATCTTCGCCGCCCGCGGACCGTCTTTCCGGACCGGCCGGATCGGGCCCGCGAGCCTCTACGACATCGCCCCGACCCTCCTCTATCTGCAGGGATTCCCGCAGGCCGACGACATGCCGGGCCGCGTCATCGAGGCGGCGCTTCGCCCCGGGCTTCTCGCCTCGCGCTCCCCCTCACGGATCCGCAGCTACGAGCTCGTCGGCGATCGCATCGCGCGACGGGCCCCGGCGGAGATCGATCCCGCCGCCATGGAAGAGATGATGGCGAACCTGCGCGCACTCGGGTACGTCGGGGGCGAGACCACCGATCCGGTGACCGCGCCCGCCGCAACCGGAGCCGCGACGGCGCCGGAGACGGCGGCGGGCGGGGACGCCTCGCAGACGCAGGTTTACTACCACCGGAATCTGGCCACCTATCACCGCAAGCAGGGAAACCTCGCCGCCGCCGAGCAGGAGCTGCTTCTGGCCAACGAGCGCCAGCCGTTCCCCAAGACCTACGCCATGCTCGGCGAGGTGCGGGCGTCGCAGGGGCGTTTCGCCGAAGCGGCGGAGGCGATTGAGGAGGGATACCGCACGATCCCCTCGATGATGGAGCCCGAGAGCCTCCTCTGGCTCGTGGAGATGTACCTGCGGGCGGGGAACCCCGGGGCGGCGGGGACGGTCGTGTCCCGCCTGGGCTCGCGGGCGACCGCCGCGGTCCGTGAAGCGATCCAGGGGCGCCTCGCCGACGCGGCCGGAAACGTCGACGCGGCGACGGCCGCCTATGAGCGGGCCCTCGCGCAGGATCCCCTGCTGGTCTCGGTGGCGATGCGCCTCGGGGACCTCTACCGGGCGCGGGGGGCGCCGGGGCGGATCGTGCCCTTCCTGGAGCAGGGGGTCGCGAAGAACCCGAAAGCGGACGCGTATCACCACCTGCTCGGAGAGCTTGCCCTTGCGGGCGGCGATGCGAAGGGGGCGCACGCCCATTTCCTCCGCGCCGTGGACATCCAGCCGGAGAACGGTCTCTACCTCGGCCACCTCGCAAACGCCGCGGCGGCCCTCGGGCGTACGGCCGAAGCCCGGCAGTCGCTCGAGTGGGCCGAGCGATGGACGGGACGCGAGGCCCCCTCCTGGATCGCCATCGGGGGCGCCTGGGATCGACTCGGCGAGCCCGACCGGGCCCTGGCCGCGTTCGCGAAGGCCCGGGAGTTCGGCGCGCAGGGTCCCGCCCCCGAGATCGGCACGATCCTCGCCCTCGCCCGGGCGGGGAGGGTGGCGCAGGCGCGCCGCGCCCTCGCCGAAGCCACGCAACGATTCCCCGAAAGCCGGGCTCTGGCGGACCTCGCCGCGCGTTTGCGCTGA
- the rimP gene encoding ribosome maturation factor RimP: MARDELQTRLESMAAQAASTRGVEVVEVLLRRQGRHSVLRIDIDRPGTPGVTLEDCEAVSHTLDTLLEADDPFGDVPYDLQVSSPGLDRPIRNPEDVRRNLGRRVVVNTRVPVDGRRAFKGVLAGGDAAGFRVLRDDGVEVGVTFEVVELAHQDLDLPPTPRRGKR; encoded by the coding sequence GTGGCCAGAGACGAACTCCAGACCCGGCTCGAAAGCATGGCGGCTCAGGCGGCCTCCACCCGGGGGGTGGAGGTGGTCGAGGTGCTCCTGCGTCGACAGGGGCGCCATTCGGTGCTGCGGATCGACATCGACCGCCCCGGTACTCCGGGGGTGACCCTCGAGGACTGTGAGGCGGTGAGCCACACCCTCGACACCCTGCTCGAGGCCGATGACCCCTTCGGCGACGTTCCGTACGATCTTCAGGTCTCCTCCCCCGGTCTCGATCGCCCCATCCGGAACCCCGAGGACGTCCGAAGGAACCTCGGCAGACGCGTCGTCGTGAACACGCGCGTGCCGGTGGACGGCCGACGCGCGTTCAAGGGGGTCCTCGCCGGCGGCGATGCGGCGGGATTCCGGGTCCTGCGCGACGACGGAGTGGAGGTCGGCGTGACGTTCGAGGTGGTCGAACTCGCCCACCAGGACCTCGACCTTCCCCCCACCCCGCGACGGGGAAAGCGTTGA
- the nusA gene encoding transcription termination factor NusA, with protein MSSELFQTIEIIGREKGIDPDVIIQAVEEAYAAASRKYYRSKEDYGARFDRASGRFVVFAKHTVVTEDELMDPHTEMTVEEAREVKPDAEVGDVIETPKEGYDAPLTRIAAQAAKQVIYQKVKEAEREIVWREYGDRIGDLLTGVVKRFDRGDMILDLGRTEGVIPRREQSRAEHYNPGDRIRAALINVDKVGKGPQLILSRGSELLVKKLFEMEVPEIYDGTVQIVNVARDPGERSKVAVRSKDRDVDPVGACVGMKGSRVQAVIRELRGEKIDIVQYDDDIAHYVRNALNPAAINRVSVRDYEEREMEVIVSEDQLSLAIGKKGQNVRLASKLVGWRLDIKSEAEKKAEIEAEMERMAEASRELASIPGVNSSMVSRLLDAGFRSIEEISLASLEDLLSIEGITEDEAIDLHDAAETALEERMRQMEEEEAAAAEAEAISESEPEASPEPGEGEGDGEADRS; from the coding sequence ATGAGCAGTGAGTTGTTCCAGACGATCGAGATCATCGGCCGGGAGAAGGGCATCGACCCGGATGTCATCATCCAGGCCGTCGAAGAGGCGTACGCGGCCGCGTCCCGGAAGTACTACCGGAGCAAGGAAGACTACGGAGCCCGCTTCGACCGCGCGTCGGGGCGGTTCGTGGTCTTCGCGAAGCACACCGTGGTGACCGAGGACGAGCTGATGGACCCCCACACCGAAATGACGGTGGAGGAGGCCCGTGAGGTCAAGCCCGACGCCGAGGTCGGCGACGTGATCGAGACCCCGAAAGAGGGGTACGACGCGCCTCTCACCCGCATCGCCGCCCAGGCCGCGAAGCAGGTCATCTATCAGAAGGTCAAGGAAGCCGAGCGGGAGATCGTCTGGCGCGAATACGGCGACCGCATCGGCGACCTGCTCACCGGTGTCGTGAAGCGCTTCGACCGCGGCGACATGATCCTCGACCTCGGCCGAACCGAGGGGGTCATCCCCCGCCGCGAGCAGTCGCGCGCCGAGCACTACAACCCCGGAGACCGCATTCGCGCGGCGCTCATCAACGTCGACAAGGTCGGCAAGGGCCCGCAGCTGATCCTCTCGCGGGGGAGCGAGCTGCTGGTCAAGAAACTCTTCGAGATGGAGGTCCCGGAGATCTACGACGGGACCGTCCAGATCGTGAACGTCGCGCGCGACCCCGGCGAGCGCAGCAAGGTCGCGGTCCGCTCCAAGGACCGCGACGTCGATCCGGTGGGCGCCTGCGTGGGGATGAAGGGCTCCCGCGTCCAGGCGGTGATCCGCGAGCTGCGCGGCGAGAAGATCGACATCGTCCAGTACGACGACGACATCGCGCACTACGTCCGCAACGCGCTGAACCCCGCGGCGATCAACCGCGTGTCGGTCCGCGACTACGAAGAGCGGGAGATGGAGGTCATCGTTTCCGAGGACCAGCTCTCGCTCGCGATCGGCAAGAAGGGGCAGAACGTCCGACTCGCCTCGAAACTCGTCGGCTGGCGCCTCGACATCAAGAGCGAGGCGGAAAAGAAGGCCGAGATCGAGGCGGAGATGGAACGGATGGCCGAGGCCTCGCGCGAGCTCGCGAGCATCCCCGGCGTGAATTCGTCGATGGTGTCGCGCCTTCTGGACGCGGGTTTCCGCAGCATCGAGGAGATCTCGCTCGCGTCGCTCGAGGATCTGCTCAGCATCGAAGGCATCACCGAGGACGAGGCGATCGACCTCCACGACGCGGCCGAGACCGCGCTCGAGGAGCGGATGCGCCAGATGGAAGAGGAGGAGGCCGCGGCCGCCGAGGCGGAAGCGATCTCCGAGTCGGAGCCCGAAGCTTCGCCCGAACCGGGCGAAGGCGAAGGCGACGGCGAAGCCGACCGAAGCTAG